In the Sphingobacterium sp. PCS056 genome, ACAATAGAAACTGATGGGTCCTGTTTGAGGTATTCTACTAAGATAGAACGCGCCAAGGGTTCATCATCAATGAGGATAACTTTAATCATATTGCGGTATTTTGATACTACTGGTAAATATATTGTTTTCACTATGAGTTGTCAGAAGATCATTTCGACCGAAAAGTAGAAATAAACGTCTTTCAATACTTGTAAGTCCAAATCCTGTTCCTTTGGATTGGATAGCTTCACTTGGGTCAAAAGGATTTTCTATGGAGACATGCAACATTTTGTTCTCTAAGAAACATTTAATGTTAATGGTTACATTTTCGGTAACGTTGTATAGTCCATGTTTAATTGCATTTTCTACCAGCGGTTGTAAGATCATCGCCGGTATCTTAGTCGATAAGACATCTTGATCATGATCCATATGGATATAAAGCCGGTGACCAAATCTTACTTTTTCAATATCTAAGTATAATTCTAAATGATTTAGCTCTTCTTGTAAGACAATTAATTGATTGTTTTCTTTACGAAGTGTGCCGCGCAAAAAATCTGATAACTGGAAAGTCATATTGCGAGCCTCTTCTGGTTTGCTACCAATTAGTGCAATTATAGAGTTTAGGCTATTGAAAAGAAAATGAGGTTGTAATTGTTGCCTAAGGTTGTATAATTCTGCTTCGCGCA is a window encoding:
- a CDS encoding sensor histidine kinase; translation: MKDKLLLQNKNRLILIICLSILLGYFVMQYALMYRSGFPSEITIKDSIINSLTMMLCCYAISTTLNYYIPKPNQIWKVLIIGFIMSGISILGSRLVVQYYLPKEHLKIYDLIIPYRYIVNFLILTSVAIFIIVWNIQEEYISNIKRKQDSENQLREAELYNLRQQLQPHFLFNSLNSIIALIGSKPEEARNMTFQLSDFLRGTLRKENNQLIVLQEELNHLELYLDIEKVRFGHRLYIHMDHDQDVLSTKIPAMILQPLVENAIKHGLYNVTENVTINIKCFLENKMLHVSIENPFDPSEAIQSKGTGFGLTSIERRLFLLFGRNDLLTTHSENNIFTSSIKIPQYD